A stretch of the Sphingobacterium thalpophilum genome encodes the following:
- a CDS encoding RagB/SusD family nutrient uptake outer membrane protein, producing the protein MKSKLIIQLFALSALAFTQASCTDLDVDIKSQHTEFPNTERAAEAILADVYAAYRGALGRDHWMIQTLSADEAVSVAIGTDYYDGGRYREFHIHNWTADNGMLPSIWNAASTGITLANNAITLFGADKEQFTAAARAIRAYYYFILMDNFGAAPLITGPIDAVPARTSRADICRFIESELLAVKDLLPATVSVATYGKATKYTAEALLAKLYLNWNVYMAADVANYTPSAPNEKINAVVAMCDSIIASSQFNLTSHRFLAKFRPDNGFQVKDFIFAMPYDREKQQGMTYARFWIHRSAQNQFAALPQSVGGTFRVLPSYLDKFNLEGDERNASYIGGKQYYWSNYTEDKKRPFLIRTSKRGIDQDYKGDDADVQFDWQMETTRDIVLRPDGAATLNAGNDQKGRSMGYRSIKFYMDVAVTAANQRNQSNDVPILRYADILLMKAEAILRGAAPTRGETPQSLVNQIRAYVNAPALTKAPDLQDILDERAREFADESWRRNDLIRYGKFEDNWGFRSLYPAGMSEKFRRIFPVPTTVLNVNTHWKQNPGY; encoded by the coding sequence ATGAAATCAAAACTTATTATCCAGTTATTTGCGCTGTCGGCCCTGGCCTTTACACAGGCTTCCTGTACTGACCTAGACGTTGATATAAAATCACAACATACGGAGTTCCCAAATACTGAACGTGCTGCAGAAGCCATATTGGCGGATGTCTACGCGGCCTATCGCGGTGCTCTGGGCCGTGATCACTGGATGATACAGACCTTGTCGGCAGATGAGGCGGTCAGCGTAGCTATCGGTACTGACTACTATGACGGCGGACGCTACCGTGAATTCCATATCCACAACTGGACCGCAGACAATGGAATGCTCCCGAGCATCTGGAATGCCGCTTCCACGGGGATTACATTGGCCAATAACGCCATCACGCTATTTGGTGCCGATAAGGAACAGTTTACGGCAGCCGCGCGTGCCATCCGTGCTTACTACTATTTTATCTTGATGGACAACTTTGGCGCTGCGCCGTTGATTACCGGCCCGATCGATGCTGTACCTGCACGTACAAGCCGCGCCGATATCTGCCGTTTTATCGAGTCTGAGTTATTGGCTGTAAAGGATTTGCTGCCAGCAACAGTCTCGGTAGCCACTTACGGGAAAGCAACAAAATATACGGCGGAGGCACTTTTGGCCAAACTGTATCTCAACTGGAATGTATATATGGCGGCTGATGTCGCTAACTACACACCATCAGCGCCGAACGAAAAAATAAATGCGGTGGTCGCCATGTGTGATTCAATAATTGCTTCTAGCCAGTTTAATTTGACAAGCCACAGGTTTTTGGCCAAATTCCGGCCGGATAACGGCTTTCAGGTAAAGGATTTTATCTTTGCCATGCCATACGACCGCGAAAAACAACAGGGTATGACCTACGCTCGTTTTTGGATTCACCGCAGTGCACAGAATCAGTTTGCAGCGTTGCCTCAAAGTGTTGGGGGGACATTTCGCGTTTTGCCCAGCTATTTGGACAAATTTAATTTGGAAGGCGACGAACGCAACGCATCTTATATTGGTGGCAAACAATACTATTGGTCTAATTACACCGAAGATAAAAAACGGCCATTTTTGATCAGGACCTCGAAACGGGGAATAGATCAGGATTATAAGGGCGACGACGCGGATGTGCAGTTCGACTGGCAGATGGAGACCACGCGGGATATCGTCTTGCGTCCGGATGGGGCTGCCACGCTGAATGCAGGCAATGACCAGAAAGGCCGGTCAATGGGATATCGTTCCATCAAATTCTATATGGACGTAGCGGTTACAGCAGCTAACCAACGGAACCAAAGTAACGATGTGCCCATATTGCGCTACGCGGATATCTTATTGATGAAAGCGGAGGCCATACTACGGGGTGCAGCACCAACACGCGGCGAGACACCACAATCTTTGGTCAATCAGATCAGGGCCTATGTCAACGCCCCGGCCCTTACAAAAGCGCCAGATCTTCAGGACATACTGGACGAGCGTGCGCGTGAGTTTGCCGATGAATCCTGGCGGCGCAATGATTTGATCCGCTACGGTAAATTTGAAGATAACTGGGGATTCCGTTCGCTATATCCGGCGGGGATGAGTGAAAAGTTTCGCCGTATCTTTCCGGTACCGACAACGGTACTGAATGTCAATACCCATTGGAAACAGAATCCCGGTTATTAG
- a CDS encoding metallophosphoesterase — translation MKRRTFMKNSLGTVITAGLGGISLNSLALTSPTRLESEDIQQMYKPKDEYDMHFMAVGDWGRNGADHQVAVAQQMGHWAEQHANDFIISTGDNFYPSGVVSEHDPLWHYSFENIYTAFSLQWDWYPILGNHDYKSDPDAQVRYSNISRRWKMPSRYYSKVFPLRDGRKVLMAFIDTNPLIPEFYTNSEYGPHVAGQQPERQLAWLDQLLRDSDAHWKIVVGHHPLYTAGPRTTNYDTLAVRKALESIFEERGVDMYLSGHEHSLQHLKVAGRKFHQFISGAGSEVTAVKSDLPYSRFARDQYGFFYFSINASQIVCQVISHEGSQLYRAIVSKS, via the coding sequence ATGAAACGTAGAACTTTTATGAAAAATTCCCTGGGCACGGTGATCACCGCCGGCCTTGGGGGCATTTCGCTCAACAGCCTGGCGCTAACGTCGCCTACTCGTCTGGAAAGCGAAGACATACAGCAGATGTATAAGCCAAAAGATGAGTACGACATGCACTTTATGGCCGTCGGGGACTGGGGCCGCAATGGTGCGGATCATCAGGTCGCTGTCGCCCAGCAAATGGGACACTGGGCCGAACAGCATGCCAACGATTTTATCATCTCCACGGGCGACAACTTTTACCCCTCAGGTGTAGTCAGTGAACATGATCCATTATGGCATTATTCTTTTGAAAATATTTACACCGCCTTTTCGCTGCAATGGGACTGGTATCCGATCTTAGGCAATCATGACTACAAGTCTGACCCGGATGCTCAGGTACGTTATAGCAATATCAGTAGACGATGGAAGATGCCATCGCGCTATTACAGCAAAGTATTTCCGCTTAGGGATGGCAGGAAGGTACTCATGGCCTTTATCGATACCAATCCCCTGATCCCTGAATTCTATACCAACAGTGAATACGGTCCGCATGTAGCAGGCCAGCAGCCCGAAAGACAGCTAGCCTGGCTCGATCAACTGCTGCGTGATTCGGATGCCCACTGGAAGATCGTGGTCGGCCATCATCCGCTGTATACCGCAGGACCGCGAACGACAAACTACGATACTCTTGCGGTGCGAAAGGCATTGGAAAGTATCTTCGAGGAAAGAGGGGTGGATATGTATCTATCGGGGCACGAGCATTCACTGCAACACCTAAAAGTTGCCGGTAGAAAGTTTCACCAGTTTATATCAGGCGCAGGTTCGGAGGTCACGGCGGTCAAATCTGACCTGCCCTATAGCCGCTTTGCACGTGATCAATACGGCTTTTTCTACTTTTCAATCAATGCATCCCAAATTGTATGTCAGGTGATCAGCCATGAAGGTAGTCAGCTGTATCGCGCTATAGTATCCAAGTCCTAG